The Naumovozyma castellii chromosome 2, complete genome sequence GCGTCCATCACTGGCctattaattttatttgtaCCTACATTAGAGGCGACCTTATCCTCTGAGATGGTGGTACTTGTTCTTTCGAGCTTGTGCGGTTGGTTTGTGATATCACCAGCCTCAGCGCCCATCgttaatatatttgttaGATAGAGTTACTTGCTTCGTCAAATATAACGTTGTTAATTCTAATAAAGACTTTCCCTTTGTGTTTATTGGACTACTCCCCGATGTTGTTGGAGAGAAAACTGTTCTTTAAATGGTGAAACATGATggataaaatatttccagGACGGCAGTATCAgctaatttttcactttaaGGGGGGATGTTGAAATAAGGGGACGTTTTTTTGACGGCGCGATGTTACGTAGTGAATTCGAGAAACAAAAGAGTTTAAGAAAGATTTAACGTTGTCATCTTTGGACGGGGACGTATCAGATTATGAGACATTAGTTACGTTATAGACCTAAACTTTTATACTAATTAATTGTAATGGTTATTGGAAGTgtaacaaatttttttggaaagaaaCAGGCACTAGTTTTTGCTTCATAGcgtttgaaaatattagaGGAAGCAGcatcaaaaatattcataaaaGATTGATCTAGTGTCTCCATCCTCCAATTGTGGTGACAAAAATTTCCTGATATGAGCTTATTGATAATACTATAGTTTAATTAGATATCCTTTCGGTTTACAATCTAAGCTGCCAATTAATTGGTAATTTATGGATGCTTATTATTAGTAACATCCAGGCTTTTTAAAAAACTTACTTTTTATAATTCTGTTGCTTTCGCTGTAATatgtaaatatttaatatacaTAACATTTCACTTTTCAATCTTCAAGTCTCAAGGAATTGTTGGTGTATTTATATATCAGGAACCTATTACCTTTTCCCATTGCATCTATTTCCATTGTTTCATGTTGAAACTTGTCATGACGCTTCCTCTTTATTCATtcatattataatattgGATTGAATATAACTAAGTGTGAATGAAACGGCGGAATTTTCGTTACCCGGCTTGCAAAGAAAGGTGTCAACTGGGTTCATTGTtttaacaaaaaaaatagaaaaattaagaCTCCATGGCCAAGCTGGTTAAGGCGTGCGACTGTTAATCGCAAGATCGTGAGTTCAATCCTCACTGGGGTCGGTTACTTTTTTTACTTCTGATTGAGTTAACGTTACTTATAAGAATTGCTAAAATCAATCGAACAAATTTATGGAGAGTTAGGTGTTCATATCAGTATTTTTTTGCGAAGCTTGGCTTTAATGAGCATGTTTCTGAGAATCTGGGGGGACCACTAGTAACtgacaatttcaattccaattttaaTAGGATCATGGATTTAATGACAGATGACCAGTACAGAGCTGCGATCTCTCAGTTCTTCTGTTGATAGAATACCTTAACCAATCTACCATGTCAGAAAATCCCCTACCTACGTCAAGACAAGATTGTCAAACTGACCATTATGGGAATATCATAGATTTAATGCCTCCAAATTCAAGACAGGTTTTGCGAATTGCATTAAACTTAAAATATCTCATAGATAAACTCATCCCAATAGCTATTGATGAATCGGAAATCGTAAAGGATGGTTCTAATGTACTTACCCCTAAAGTGATTCAACTTACTTATGAGGCATGTGGTGGAGATCAAAGCAATAAGGAATACCAACAGAAATACAGAGCTGTCCTGGTATTTTGCCTCATTAAGGTATCATCATGGTATAATCAATTATCTTCTGTGGAGATAAgtaattcaaaattatatGATGTAAGATCCATCACCGCCCAACAATTAGCAAAGATAATCATCGCTAAGGAggagaaaaaaaatctaCACTTCTTATTCATGCAAATGCTTTTGAGAAAATATGccattaatgaaaatgataaagatgTTGAACCTACGAATGCTGTAGAAATGGCCACTGATTTACATTGTACCATAGTTATTGGTTCTAATGGATTTCAACGATGTCTGAGGTGGCTTTGGAGAGGTTGGATTGTGCAGAGCAGACATGATCCTATGATATTTATCAAGGAGGAAAGAATTGCATCAACAAAGTTTTGGCATCATTTCAATCCTGAGAGAATTAAGACACCAAAAtaccaaaatattttgcaaATCATCTTCAGTATACTATTTCTTCTGATTTTTACTTCAGTGGTCAACGGGAAATCTGGAACTACAGTGGCCCCATTAGCGCCAATAGAaggtattttttttgtttttacCTTTGGATATATCTgtgatgaaatatttaaactTTATTATGTGGGAGTAGCTTacttttcattttggaCTTTATTCAATGACACATTATATTTGgtcatattattttccatgTTTTTCAGATTTAATAGCATATTCCCAacttttttaaaaaatcGTCCCCCAGAATATTGGGATAGAATATCTTACAGATTGTTATCATGCGCTGCTCCTTTAGTATGGTCTCGACTATTGCTCTATCTAGAATCCGAGAGATTTGTTGGTGCCATGATGGTGGTATTGAAACATATGATGAAAGAATCGTTGGTGTTCTTTGTTCTTTTGATATTAATCATGTTAGGGTTTGTCCAGGGGTTCCTTGGTTTAGATTTATCTGACGGTGAAAGAGAAATTACTGCCCCAATATTAACTAACTTAGTAATAACTGTGTTTGGTATGGGATCATTTGATGCATTTGAACACTTTGCACCCCCATATGCTGCTTTTTTGTATTACAGCTATTGTTTTATTGTCTCAGTAATACTCTTAAATATACTGATTGCTTTGTACTCCAATGCCTATCAACATGTGGTAGAGAATGCAGACGATGAATATATGGCTTTAATGTCTCAAAAAACTTTAAGATTCATTAGAGCACCAGATGAAGATGTTTATGTTTCACCCTTAAACTTAATCGAACTATGCTTTAAACCTATAATGTGCTTGttaaatgaagaaagaaggaAGGACCTAAATTACTTAGTAATGTTGATTCTTTATAGTCCAATGCTCACATACGTGGTAAGCAAAGAGATACGGGAAGCTAAGAGAATTAAGTATAATAGAATGAAGAACCTTCCTGATGATTCCAATGAAGTTGATACCCCTTGGGATTTAGGTGATGGattctttgattttgatgaaagtTTGTTTGGATATAGCGATGATAGAAATGGGTTTAGGGCAACCTTATCTATGAATCGAAGATCTCAGCAATTACAAAGGGAAGCGGAGAGAAGTGACAAGAATTTTTCTGTCAAGAACGATTGGTTTAAAGAGGTTAAGAGGATTTCAAACCTTAGAGAACCTGCAATATCATCAGAATTATCTGCCCTAGAGGAACGCTTGAACAAAATGAATCAACACACAAACAAAGAGTCGGAGGGTATTAGAAAGGATATACAAAAACTATTAGCTCTGAAATCGAACGATGAAGACCGCCCTATTTGGAATTAAGGGAGGCTGAAAGGTGTACAGCGTGAGTTGAACCAGTGCAAAATAATATTGCAACGATATAGCACCTCtcttatatatttttatattaattaaattacCAAATGGAACCATATTTGTTAAACAATAtttagaaaaatttggCACTTGCCTAAATAGCCAAAattcatattcaaaaatgacCCTTTCCAATTATAAATGTCACATAAATCGTACGGTAGTTGCGTAGTAAGAGAAATTATTGTATGCTAACTAGGAACTATTCATGTATTTTATACGGTAATGTGATATATTTACCATACTAGCAACTACAACCTGCTGTTTGTCCAGCAGCATTTCCAGAATTAGCTAAATCAATTCTTTGTTCGTCAGAAATTGCCACACCGTTGGAATCAGTCTCTTGGTCTCCAGCCGTCTTTAATGGTATTTTCTCTCCGATAGCAACAAACGTTTCAGTGACATTGAGTCCAGTCTTCGCACTCGTTTCAAAAAAGAGAAGACCTTCCTCTTCAGCCAATTTTTCCCCTTCTTCACGAGCCACTTTCctctcatcttcattattctcTAGAACATCAACTTTATTTCCTACCAGGGCAATAATCATGTCTTTATTTGCTTGCTCATGTAATTCTTTAATCCAATGACGGGCCTTAATGAAAGACTGTGGTTTAGTAACGTCGTATACGATCAATGCAGCCTGAGCATTTCTATAGTACATAGGTGCCAAAGACGCAAATCTTTCTTGTCCTGCTGTATCCCAAATTTCGAATTTCACTGTATTGTCGTTGATATTAACACGTTGTGTTAGAAATGCAGCACCTATCGTTGGTTCCTTATTTTCTGAGAAATCATTGGAGACAAATCTTAACACTATGGAAGATTTCCCCACAGCAGCTTCTCCTAAGAGAACTAACTTTATCGATGTTACTGCTGAGTTCATATTGTGATTATGTTTGATATTACTTTATCCGGGTTTCGTATTGTTGCAAATAAAAGTGTGGCTCTGTTGAAAGGAGTGGGagtttcttttgaaatgaGTATTTCGATTTCGGTAACATTAAGGATTTTTCCTTGCGCCGCGACATACGTAGTGAATATTATCTTATCTATTGTTCTGATGAGATATGAACTAAGTATTTTAATTAGAGAAGGTTAATTTATCGTCAACTATATTGTTAGATACATGACTTATACTTGAGTAAATAGatactttttttttgaaaatattgttacAATTTTGGTTTAGGAGCTGTAGTCGCTTCAATATTTGTGACCAAAGAACCATCAACGTCGTTCCCAGAGTCGCCAAAAAATGCTACAGTAACGGTCAAATCGTCTCTATACCTTCTACTCATAGGTGAAGGTATACTAACTAGAGTAGAGACATATTCCTTACTACCAGCAGAGCTCAAAGCATTTCTTATTAAATGAGTTGCAACGTTACtatcttcaatgaaatattcGGGATCCTTTGcataatttcttttcttatCCTGGCTCATATATCTAAATGGCGGTCTTTGGGATTCCAAATCAGTTGATAAATCCTTTACTTCAGGCAGTTTACCCGTGGGAGTTTTTATATTACTTTCAGTCAATTTTGGATCCATATTCTTTTCCATCCACCTAATTACGAGAGCGGCAATCTGTTCGTTATTtaacaattcaaataacCCATCAGACCCTAGTACCATAAACTTCGTGTTAGGTGTAATCTTGGTAGTAGTTATTACAGGTTCTGCTGTCACGTATGGAGGAGTCTTAAAATCTCTTGGTTCCTTTCTAAAATATATCTTGACATGATCTGGTAATTCAGATAATGCCTTGCCATCCACTTTGTTCAATTTATAACGATAATCTCCGAATGCTCTCGATGGTTGTAAGCAACCTAAAATTCTTCCATTACGAATCACGTTTGGTTCATTAGGATGTTCGTTTCTTATTCTCTCCACTTCATGAATATTATCACCTGTTTGATCAACGGATAATGATTCCACTACCCATTTACCATCTTTATCCAACCCACCAATTAAAGCTCTGGAATCACCAGTAACAGCCACTTTCAAAGTTGAGTTCAAAGAGTTGTACACAGTTAAGAGTGCACATGAACCTGATATGGCTGGTAAAGTACCAATCATATTTTCATTGGTTGGATccttaaataattttctaaatGACTCATGAATGATATCGTTATCCAAAGTTAAAAACCCTGTCTTAATAGCTTCATCGAAGGACTCACCTGTAGGAGATGCAAATAGATCTGTTTCATTGGCGTATACTTTTCCCAATTGGTTAGCCACATATTTGACTAAATCAGTTCttaatttggaagatgTGAAGGCACCACTATGGCCATCGAATACCCCGAAAAAATACAAATCATCCTCTTCTGCTAAATCTTCGACtaaattttgttcttgtgaATGAGGTATTGTTATAATTTGTTCCATATgattatcttcaatgggATGATTAGAAGGTAATTGAGATACATCATAACGGAATATACCCTTCCCACGATTAATGAAGTGACTTTCCTGACAATTACGTAATTTTGAATCGATTTCATTCTCATCCAGAATCAATATGGTCTTGTTCTTATCTTCCTCTGCTTTATTTATCATTCCCGTGGAAAAATCCCTAATAGCGTTAAttgaatccaaataaaGTGGTTCTGTCTTGAGGGTCAAATAAGAATATGAAAGCAGAAGGATGCCACCACCCAGTATGGTCAAACTGACATCTCTTCTATATGAGGATGATCTTCCACTACgcaatgattttgattcaTTAATGGAGTAAGTACGACACAGTAATTTGTTAACTGTCTTACGTGGTAAATGTCTCGATAGCAGCAACTTTGTTGTTCTTCCCAGCAATTTTGGATGGGATAGGAGAGACATCTTGGAATTGGTAATTTGGCAAACAGAGTATATGCCGGTGAGTTCTATTTCTGTTCTACTTGTACGTATGCAGAGGTTCAAATTAGTGTCTCTCTTCCTATATCCGAGGGCTATAGAACATTGCAATATGGAGTAATGGGGTCACCCGGATGGAGGTTCTTAGTTGAAAAAGTCGGTTCAATGATGCATGGGTTTCCGACACTTTCCAAGATTTGAGCATAGACAGTAAACTTATTCTCAGAGTACTGCAAAACAAGactttgaaagaaaatactGAAATTctttagaagaagatagGGTGCACCCTGAAATCTGGGGAAGAGTACTCAGCCTCTCAAGGAAAACATTCAAGATTTTTCTAAGAGATTTTCTGGCCTTCTTATCGTAATGGGATCAGACCGAGACTCGCTCAATTGATGTGTTGCTTCGAATAAATCTGCAAGCTAATCCATTTCCTTCAGAACGATAGTTTTCTTACACCTCCTGAAAGAAATATAAGGTTTAAGTACGTAATAATTTGACGAACTCTTGCGAATC is a genomic window containing:
- the YVC1 gene encoding Yvc1p (ancestral locus Anc_2.198); protein product: MSENPLPTSRQDCQTDHYGNIIDLMPPNSRQVLRIALNLKYLIDKLIPIAIDESEIVKDGSNVLTPKVIQLTYEACGGDQSNKEYQQKYRAVLVFCLIKVSSWYNQLSSVEISNSKLYDVRSITAQQLAKIIIAKEEKKNLHFLFMQMLLRKYAINENDKDVEPTNAVEMATDLHCTIVIGSNGFQRCLRWLWRGWIVQSRHDPMIFIKEERIASTKFWHHFNPERIKTPKYQNILQIIFSILFLLIFTSVVNGKSGTTVAPLAPIEGIFFVFTFGYICDEIFKLYYVGVAYFSFWTLFNDTLYLVILFSMFFRFNSIFPTFLKNRPPEYWDRISYRLLSCAAPLVWSRLLLYLESERFVGAMMVVLKHMMKESLVFFVLLILIMLGFVQGFLGLDLSDGEREITAPILTNLVITVFGMGSFDAFEHFAPPYAAFLYYSYCFIVSVILLNILIALYSNAYQHVVENADDEYMALMSQKTLRFIRAPDEDVYVSPLNLIELCFKPIMCLLNEERRKDLNYLVMLILYSPMLTYVVSKEIREAKRIKYNRMKNLPDDSNEVDTPWDLGDGFFDFDESLFGYSDDRNGFRATLSMNRRSQQLQREAERSDKNFSVKNDWFKEVKRISNLREPAISSELSALEERLNKMNQHTNKESEGIRKDIQKLLALKSNDEDRPIWN
- the VPS21 gene encoding Rab family GTPase VPS21 (ancestral locus Anc_2.196), translating into MNSAVTSIKLVLLGEAAVGKSSIVLRFVSNDFSENKEPTIGAAFLTQRVNINDNTVKFEIWDTAGQERFASLAPMYYRNAQAALIVYDVTKPQSFIKARHWIKELHEQANKDMIIALVGNKVDVLENNEDERKVAREEGEKLAEEEGLLFFETSAKTGLNVTETFVAIGEKIPLKTAGDQETDSNGVAISDEQRIDLANSGNAAGQTAGCSC
- the PTC5 gene encoding type 2C protein phosphatase PTC5 (ancestral locus Anc_2.195) — encoded protein: MSLLSHPKLLGRTTKLLLSRHLPRKTVNKLLCRTYSINESKSLRSGRSSSYRRDVSLTILGGGILLLSYSYLTLKTEPLYLDSINAIRDFSTGMINKAEEDKNKTILILDENEIDSKLRNCQESHFINRGKGIFRYDVSQLPSNHPIEDNHMEQIITIPHSQEQNLVEDLAEEDDLYFFGVFDGHSGAFTSSKLRTDLVKYVANQLGKVYANETDLFASPTGESFDEAIKTGFLTLDNDIIHESFRKLFKDPTNENMIGTLPAISGSCALLTVYNSLNSTLKVAVTGDSRALIGGLDKDGKWVVESLSVDQTGDNIHEVERIRNEHPNEPNVIRNGRILGCLQPSRAFGDYRYKLNKVDGKALSELPDHVKIYFRKEPRDFKTPPYVTAEPVITTTKITPNTKFMVLGSDGLFELLNNEQIAALVIRWMEKNMDPKLTESNIKTPTGKLPEVKDLSTDLESQRPPFRYMSQDKKRNYAKDPEYFIEDSNVATHLIRNALSSAGSKEYVSTLVSIPSPMSRRYRDDLTVTVAFFGDSGNDVDGSLVTNIEATTAPKPKL